CAGTTCCAGCATTTGCACTATTACTTATAGTATGTGTTTTATGGTTACAACCCATAAATCTAAAACAATTAAACTTTTTAAAATCAAATATTAAAGAAAATAGGAACTTTAATTACGCAATTGCTCTTTTATTTATAGTACTTATTACAACATGGATTTCTTCTTTTGGTATTTGGGAATCGACAATTGTAAACACCAAAACATTACTTACTGAAGGTGGATCTACTCAGTATGATATGTTAAGTAAAAGTATAGAAGGTGCACAAGATAAGAATTATAATGTTTTCTTAGAAGCATTCAAAATATATGGTGCAGTTATAATATATATGATTATAGCTGTTTTAACATTTACATTCATTAAACGGGAAAGACCTCATTTACTAAATTTGTATTGGATAATAGGTTTATTGACAATTTTTTTGGGATTTTTCTATTTTTTAAACCTAAGTTTTGGACCTACACGACTTATAACATATATACTCATATTATTAACAATACCCGTAGGAATTGGACTATCAAGATTTATACAAAAAGGAGGATTAATATTTAAATCATCAAACATACCTTCAGCTTTGGTAATATTGCTAGTCTTTTCTGTGACACTAATGGGGATTATTTCTGTCTACCCTTCTCATTACACCCTATCTGTTAATCGTCATACGACCGAAAGTAGTTTAAAAGGAACCGAATGGTTTATAAATAATAAAAACACGAACTTGTCTTATTCTACCTGGTATTTTGCACCAGATAGATATGCAGGCAGATTAGGCATTGAAAAACTAAGAGCTGATGTCACTAAATATAATTCTGTTCCGTTCCCCGCTCATTTTGGTTATAATGTAAATTCCACCTTAGGAGAATCATACACTAAAGATACATACTTATTAATTCCAGATTTTCTTAAGGTAGTTTATGTTTATACTTTTCCAGAAAGAGCAAATGAAATGCTTACCACAAGTGATTTCAATAGATTAAATGAAGATAATAGTCTAGATAAATTGTACTCAGATGGTGGATTTGATTTATGGTATATACATTCTAAATAGATGATTACATTAGGCACCCAATTGATCGTAAATTCTTAAAATCTTTTCTGATAAAATTTCATTAGAATATTTACTTTTTGCATAGGCAGAGATAAAATGCGAATCCCACTCTTTACAAATTGCTTTTTCGATACATATCGCAAGATCCTGAGAATCTTTCGGATTGACTAAAATACCTAATTTTTCATTATTAATAATTTTTGGCACGTTGCCTACTCTAGTTGCAATAACGGGTTTCCCACAGGCTAATGCTTCAGGTATTACAGTGGGTGAACCTTCATCTAAACTTGGAAGAACAAAAAGATCACATGCATTGATCCACATTGGAATTTCATCATGAGGGACTCCATTGATTATCTTAACATGTTTATCAAGTTTTAGATCAATTATTTGTTTTTTTAGGTTGTTTGGATTTCCCTTACCAATAATAATAACTAATAATTCACTGCAATCAGATTTTATTTTATCAATCGCAGAAATAAGATAATTATGTCCCTTTATTTCAACAATATTACCAATTGAAAGAATGATTTTTAAATTTTTAGGTAAATTTAGTTTATATTTAGCAATGTCTTGATTTATAGGATAGAATATTTTTTCATCAAAACCGTTTGCCATCACTTCTATTTTATTAGAAGAAACTCTGAACTTATTTTTCAAAATATCATAATTGACTTGGCTAGTAGTTATTATAAAATCTGAGCTATTGAGAATTTTATCGACATATTTAAACGATAATTTAGATTTAAATGGTAATGTATATAAATCACCACCATGTGCAGTGATAATAAGCGGTTTTTTATATTTATTTTTTAATTCTAATGCCACATAACCCGCTGGGTGAATAAAATGAGCATGAATTAAATCAAAAGATAATCTATTTTTTTTTATTACGTTTTCAACAGCTTTGAGGAAAAAAAATCTTTTCAGCCGAATATTAAAGAAATCATTGCCC
This DNA window, taken from Methanobacterium formicicum, encodes the following:
- a CDS encoding glycosyltransferase, with product MTFRTPIAEDLLIITNTYPFLSNYGGIFVEQQVETIRKNFKEVNVISPLSYFPSFLLNYNFFRNYSSYKISPKNYKNCNVNVFFPRFYPIPKTGNDFFNIRLKRFFFLKAVENVIKKNRLSFDLIHAHFIHPAGYVALELKNKYKKPLIITAHGGDLYTLPFKSKLSFKYVDKILNSSDFIITTSQVNYDILKNKFRVSSNKIEVMANGFDEKIFYPINQDIAKYKLNLPKNLKIILSIGNIVEIKGHNYLISAIDKIKSDCSELLVIIIGKGNPNNLKKQIIDLKLDKHVKIINGVPHDEIPMWINACDLFVLPSLDEGSPTVIPEALACGKPVIATRVGNVPKIINNEKLGILVNPKDSQDLAICIEKAICKEWDSHFISAYAKSKYSNEILSEKILRIYDQLGA